One window from the genome of Gemmatimonadaceae bacterium encodes:
- a CDS encoding proline racemase family protein, giving the protein MVQAIDAHACGEPGRVIVGGVLDVPGTTMYDKMCYLRDHADHLRRRMLTEPRGYPAANCNLILPSSNPAADAGYVIMEQVEYPGMSGTNTICVTTVLLETGMLPMTEPVTELTLESPAGLIEVRADCANGKVKRVTFRNVPAFAAYLDTNIEVPHLGTVMVDVAYGGMFYVIADATQFGLRLTPDEGRDIVRIGEMIKAAAKEQCPIVHPEQPGFEGVTIAQLSGPPLESDADWQNAVVVSTGELDWNKRSTWTGAIDRSPCGTGTCAKMATLYAKGKLSLNQDFRHAGVLGTVFTGRLVEETKVGKYTAVVPTLGGQAWITGMATYVVDPDDPFPDGFTVGDIW; this is encoded by the coding sequence ATGGTGCAGGCGATCGATGCGCATGCCTGCGGCGAACCAGGCCGCGTGATCGTCGGCGGCGTGCTCGACGTCCCCGGGACGACGATGTACGACAAGATGTGCTATCTCCGCGATCACGCCGACCACCTGCGCCGGCGGATGCTCACGGAACCGCGGGGCTATCCGGCGGCGAACTGCAATCTGATTCTCCCGTCGTCGAACCCGGCCGCCGACGCCGGCTACGTGATCATGGAGCAGGTCGAATACCCCGGGATGTCCGGCACGAATACGATCTGCGTGACGACCGTGCTCCTCGAGACGGGAATGCTGCCGATGACGGAGCCCGTCACCGAGCTGACCCTCGAGTCGCCCGCGGGCCTCATCGAGGTCCGTGCGGACTGCGCCAACGGAAAGGTGAAGCGCGTCACGTTCAGGAACGTGCCTGCGTTCGCGGCATATCTCGACACGAACATCGAGGTTCCGCACCTGGGCACCGTGATGGTCGACGTCGCGTACGGCGGAATGTTCTACGTCATCGCCGACGCGACCCAGTTCGGGCTGCGCCTCACTCCCGATGAGGGGCGCGACATCGTCCGCATTGGCGAGATGATCAAGGCGGCCGCGAAGGAACAGTGCCCGATCGTGCATCCCGAACAACCCGGCTTCGAGGGAGTGACGATCGCGCAACTCTCAGGACCGCCGCTCGAGAGCGACGCCGACTGGCAGAACGCCGTCGTCGTCTCCACTGGTGAACTCGATTGGAACAAGCGAAGTACATGGACGGGTGCGATCGATCGATCGCCGTGCGGCACGGGCACCTGCGCCAAGATGGCAACGCTGTACGCCAAAGGAAAACTCTCGCTCAACCAGGACTTCCGGCATGCGGGCGTGCTGGGAACAGTCTTCACGGGGAGACTCGTCGAAGAGACGAAGGTCGGGAAGTACACGGCCGTCGTGCCGACCCTTGGCGGTCAAGCGTGGATCACGGGCATGGCGACGTACGTCGTCGATCCGGACGATCCGTTCCCCGACGGGTTTACGGTGGGCGATATCTGGTAG
- a CDS encoding ATP-binding protein, whose protein sequence is MPAADIVDSLASLPLFAQVPPAELEWLCARGEVRRFPHGEIAMDYESPMTEMWIVTDGLFALHVPRGASWRKLTDAGRGFVAGTMPYSRVRSVAGRVVVEEDTTVFALSQSHFSDLVRDCPELTTALVHTMIDRARDYRAAQIQDDRMQSLGRLASGLAHELNNPASGASSHARSLVPLLRDLRAASRALAGARLTDEQLEQIDALRDMCDAAPPRSPLEAADREDEFSDWLSRHGVDPASASSLASARVSVAALDDLAAALPPEALAVAIRYVASDAAVPQIASQIVTATGRVHQLVNAVKGFTFMDRDGVPEAVDVARGLADTVAMLENKARAKSVRMTIETADDLPRVHGVGSELNQVWEKLIDNAIDAAGTGGEGRATGNVTVNAIRHGDLVVVRVVDDGPGVPEANRARIFDPFFTTKPVGLGVGLGLDIARRFAHLNDGDLDFTSQPGRTVFRVQMPAASVRATRATT, encoded by the coding sequence ATGCCCGCCGCCGACATCGTCGATTCGCTCGCGTCCTTGCCGCTCTTCGCGCAAGTCCCCCCCGCGGAGCTCGAGTGGCTCTGCGCGCGCGGAGAAGTGCGCCGCTTCCCACACGGCGAGATCGCGATGGACTACGAATCGCCGATGACGGAGATGTGGATCGTAACGGACGGGCTATTCGCCTTGCATGTTCCGCGAGGCGCCAGCTGGCGAAAGCTCACCGATGCAGGACGCGGCTTCGTGGCGGGCACGATGCCCTATTCGCGCGTTCGAAGTGTTGCCGGCCGAGTCGTCGTCGAGGAAGACACGACGGTGTTCGCCCTCAGCCAGTCGCACTTTTCAGACTTGGTGCGTGACTGTCCCGAGCTCACCACGGCGCTCGTACACACCATGATCGATCGCGCGCGCGACTATCGCGCCGCCCAGATTCAAGACGACCGCATGCAATCGCTCGGCCGGCTTGCGTCCGGGCTCGCGCACGAGTTGAACAACCCGGCCTCCGGAGCATCGAGCCATGCCCGGTCGCTCGTTCCGCTGCTGCGCGATCTGCGCGCCGCATCACGGGCGTTGGCGGGCGCGCGGTTGACCGACGAACAACTCGAGCAGATCGACGCGCTTCGCGACATGTGCGACGCCGCACCGCCGCGGAGTCCGCTCGAAGCGGCGGATCGAGAGGACGAGTTCTCGGACTGGCTCTCTCGCCACGGAGTCGACCCGGCGTCGGCGTCGTCGCTCGCCTCGGCGAGGGTGAGCGTGGCTGCGCTCGACGATCTTGCCGCCGCCCTGCCGCCAGAGGCGCTCGCCGTCGCCATTCGTTACGTCGCGAGCGACGCAGCCGTTCCTCAAATCGCGTCGCAGATCGTGACGGCGACGGGGCGCGTCCACCAACTCGTGAACGCGGTCAAGGGATTCACGTTCATGGACCGTGACGGCGTGCCTGAAGCCGTCGACGTCGCCCGAGGTCTGGCCGATACGGTCGCCATGCTCGAGAACAAGGCGCGCGCCAAGTCCGTGCGGATGACGATCGAGACCGCCGACGATCTGCCGCGAGTCCACGGCGTGGGAAGCGAGCTCAATCAGGTCTGGGAAAAGCTGATCGACAACGCGATCGACGCCGCCGGCACGGGTGGAGAGGGCAGGGCGACGGGGAACGTCACGGTCAACGCAATACGACATGGGGATCTGGTCGTCGTACGCGTCGTGGATGACGGTCCCGGTGTTCCCGAAGCAAACCGCGCTCGCATCTTCGATCCGTTCTTCACGACCAAGCCGGTCGGACTTGGCGTGGGGCTTGGGCTCGACATCGCGCGTCGTTTCGCTCATCTCAACGACGGCGACCTCGATTTCACCTCACAGCCGGGGCGTACGGTGTTTCGTGTTCAAATGCCCGCGGCCAGCGTGCGGGCGACGCGGGCCACCACCTAG
- a CDS encoding VOC family protein, with protein MAYIRLGASALLVGVAVSATPFVALAQGRCIRAYGTPACNTDSIPPVFAKTGWRTTGMDHIAFRVADVKKEAAFYAALMGWKVRSDDGTRVVMDMGNWGTAVFREVSADSFPPPRAGARANAVPVRAVVEGFGFDIEPWNAKTVEVELKKRGLNPVAENGPNGFESFHVKDPDGFDVQIGNGKRFSKARAESPANAAFSTPAPFESTGWQTVWLDHLSYGATNYKASVSFYVNLLGWGPTYDEGSQNELMIGDVGDIIIRGGNPLDPSFGQGNARAGGRIDHISFGISPWDTDKVKDELVKRGLPWSIDTSDGAEIHVAQFKSYHTTTPNGYNLQISYDTHDTRLNLAIAVNPRRGVK; from the coding sequence ATGGCCTACATCCGTCTCGGCGCATCTGCCTTACTCGTTGGCGTCGCAGTGTCAGCGACACCGTTCGTCGCGCTCGCGCAGGGGCGGTGCATTCGCGCGTACGGCACGCCGGCGTGCAACACCGATTCCATTCCTCCGGTGTTCGCGAAAACTGGTTGGCGCACGACGGGGATGGATCACATCGCGTTCCGGGTGGCGGACGTGAAGAAGGAAGCAGCCTTCTACGCCGCGCTGATGGGATGGAAGGTTCGCAGCGACGACGGCACGCGCGTCGTGATGGACATGGGCAACTGGGGAACGGCTGTCTTTCGAGAGGTGTCCGCCGATTCCTTTCCGCCGCCGCGAGCCGGCGCGCGCGCGAACGCGGTGCCTGTGCGCGCTGTCGTCGAGGGCTTTGGCTTCGACATCGAACCTTGGAACGCCAAGACCGTCGAGGTCGAGCTCAAGAAACGCGGCCTCAACCCCGTCGCCGAGAACGGGCCGAACGGATTCGAGAGCTTCCACGTCAAGGACCCAGACGGATTCGACGTTCAGATCGGCAACGGTAAGCGCTTCAGCAAAGCGCGAGCGGAATCACCGGCGAACGCGGCGTTCTCGACGCCCGCGCCGTTCGAGTCGACCGGGTGGCAGACCGTGTGGCTCGACCATCTCTCTTACGGCGCCACGAATTACAAGGCGAGCGTTTCATTCTACGTCAACTTGCTCGGCTGGGGCCCGACGTACGACGAGGGAAGCCAGAACGAGCTCATGATCGGCGACGTGGGCGACATCATCATCCGCGGCGGCAATCCTCTCGATCCCAGCTTCGGCCAGGGAAACGCGCGCGCCGGCGGCCGCATCGATCACATCTCGTTCGGCATCTCCCCCTGGGACACCGACAAGGTGAAAGACGAGCTGGTGAAGCGCGGGTTGCCCTGGTCGATCGACACGTCGGACGGCGCCGAGATTCACGTCGCGCAATTCAAGAGCTATCACACGACGACGCCGAACGGGTACAACCTGCAGATCAGCTACGACACGCACGACACGCGACTCAATCTCGCGATCGCCGTCAATCCGCGGCGAGGCGTGAAGTAG
- a CDS encoding DUF2891 family protein, with product MPTDSTRGRAAAAADSTSNTPARGLPPAAANSGAGYFWVASYTLMNDHDRLRAFWGCGDWHSAVSSTWAAIKVLQRYPQSTLRDLTREKLNAHLGRSNLDGELSFFRATAEAINPIPSASQTGLFERPYGFAWLLELASSLRTWRPPETEAKRWSANVAPLATWMADSLGAYFTKLVEPIRSGAQGNTALNMTLAFDYADVAHDTKLRSAIVSTARKFYLSDSTCSTQSERVAPAAGGRGGRGGGAGGGGGGGGGGGRGGAVNADTSSHQPTTPNDLTAAARGAPPPTQFGGAGAVIASPCLSEAALMSRVLAPRAYVAWIDRALPPLQSGRFAPLTEAIAIPTAAPPPTPQPPAGAPPIDTTPAGRAAAAAAAAAALATERARLAGLSFSRAQSMERIARALPATDPRVAAWHRLSAIQAERGFELMRDDQAGLSWLPAQALLYMTVRQ from the coding sequence GTGCCGACAGACAGCACGCGCGGCCGCGCTGCGGCGGCGGCCGACTCGACGAGCAACACCCCCGCGCGCGGTTTGCCGCCCGCCGCTGCCAACAGCGGCGCCGGCTATTTCTGGGTCGCGAGCTACACGCTCATGAACGACCACGATCGTCTGCGCGCATTTTGGGGCTGCGGCGACTGGCATTCGGCCGTCTCGTCGACATGGGCGGCGATTAAAGTTCTCCAACGCTACCCGCAGAGTACTCTCCGCGACCTCACGCGAGAGAAGCTCAACGCCCACCTCGGGCGATCCAATCTCGACGGAGAGTTGTCGTTCTTTCGGGCGACCGCCGAGGCGATCAATCCCATTCCGTCGGCAAGCCAGACGGGGTTGTTCGAGCGTCCATATGGATTCGCCTGGTTGCTCGAGCTTGCGTCCTCACTGCGCACTTGGCGCCCCCCCGAGACCGAAGCAAAGCGCTGGTCGGCGAACGTGGCGCCGCTCGCCACATGGATGGCCGACAGCCTCGGCGCGTATTTCACGAAACTCGTCGAGCCCATTCGATCGGGCGCTCAAGGCAACACGGCGCTCAACATGACCCTCGCGTTCGATTACGCCGACGTCGCGCACGACACAAAGCTGCGATCGGCCATCGTCTCGACGGCCCGGAAATTTTACCTGTCGGATTCAACCTGCTCGACACAATCCGAACGCGTCGCTCCGGCAGCTGGCGGTCGCGGAGGTCGAGGGGGAGGAGCAGGGGGAGGGGGAGGGGGAGGGGGAGGGGGAGGGAGAGGCGGCGCGGTGAACGCAGATACCTCGAGTCACCAGCCGACGACGCCCAACGATCTGACCGCGGCCGCGCGCGGAGCTCCGCCGCCCACACAGTTCGGTGGCGCCGGCGCGGTGATCGCCTCGCCGTGTTTGAGTGAAGCGGCGCTCATGTCGCGCGTGCTCGCGCCGCGAGCATATGTCGCGTGGATCGACCGGGCGCTTCCCCCGCTGCAGTCCGGTCGCTTCGCCCCGCTCACGGAAGCGATCGCGATTCCGACGGCCGCTCCGCCCCCCACGCCGCAACCGCCCGCGGGTGCGCCTCCTATAGACACGACGCCCGCCGGTCGAGCCGCAGCGGCGGCAGCGGCAGCCGCCGCGCTTGCAACGGAACGCGCTCGACTCGCCGGCTTGTCGTTCTCTCGCGCGCAGTCGATGGAGCGCATCGCTCGCGCGCTTCCCGCGACCGATCCGCGCGTTGCGGCCTGGCATCGACTCTCCGCGATCCAAGCGGAGCGCGGTTTCGAGCTCATGCGGGACGATCAGGCCGGACTCTCGTGGCTGCCGGCGCAGGCGCTTCTATATATGACGGTGCGACAATGA
- a CDS encoding S9 family peptidase, translating to MNASRMRGITSVAALLVTAATAGAQSKRSMTFMDIMELKNVGGVLLSPDGSRVAYTVSAWEHPNARASTDPAKPDTAKGDKHDTRSHIWIVGAAGGAPRQLTFSERGENAPQWSPDGRSLAFLSARGSGTDAKTQLWILPLDGGEAYQLTTSKENVGGFEWSSDGSRIAFLAVDTLPKTDEAKTARRDDPQIFEGNFRLSHIWVVDVATKHATEVAHGNLTVSGAPSWSPDGTRLAFQAVPTTMLRDSRSDVYVVTIGDKSLKKITTKPEAGSPPAWSPDGKTIAFTVLPQSHVARADSIMDREIGNDHLVLYDVASGKAKDTYDPKVDVSAGNPRWTPDGSRVLFTTGERAWTAVYAYDVASNKLNHLAGKMLIGNPSLSKDGRLAAYTLGSSNAPADVYVSDLTFASPKKLTDLNPQLRDIALGETEVITWKSTDGTPVEGVLLKPVGYQAGRKYPLLVEAHGGPTGATNAGFKANWGSPGQVWAGQGWAVLYPNPRGSTNYGEKFTRANIMDWGGGDYRDIMSGVDDVIKRGIADSSKMAFEGWSYGGYMTAWVVSQTSRFKAARMGAGLSDLQSMYGTTDIP from the coding sequence ATGAACGCCTCACGCATGCGCGGAATTACGTCCGTCGCCGCGTTGCTCGTCACGGCCGCCACGGCCGGCGCGCAGAGCAAGCGCTCGATGACCTTCATGGACATCATGGAGCTCAAGAACGTCGGCGGCGTTTTGCTCTCGCCCGACGGGTCGAGGGTCGCGTACACCGTGAGTGCCTGGGAGCATCCCAACGCGCGCGCGTCGACGGATCCGGCAAAGCCCGATACTGCAAAGGGCGATAAGCACGATACGCGATCGCACATCTGGATCGTCGGCGCCGCGGGCGGAGCTCCGCGTCAACTCACGTTCAGCGAGCGCGGCGAGAACGCGCCGCAGTGGTCGCCCGACGGCCGCTCACTTGCCTTCTTGTCTGCTCGGGGATCGGGCACTGATGCGAAGACACAGCTCTGGATCCTCCCGCTGGACGGTGGTGAAGCGTATCAGCTGACGACGTCCAAAGAGAACGTGGGCGGCTTCGAGTGGTCGAGCGACGGCTCGCGCATCGCGTTCCTCGCCGTCGATACGCTGCCCAAGACGGACGAAGCCAAAACCGCTCGGCGCGATGACCCGCAAATCTTCGAGGGGAACTTCCGGCTATCGCACATCTGGGTGGTCGACGTCGCGACCAAGCACGCCACGGAAGTCGCGCACGGAAATCTCACCGTCAGCGGAGCGCCGAGCTGGTCGCCCGACGGAACGCGGCTCGCGTTCCAGGCCGTGCCGACGACGATGCTCCGAGATTCACGCTCGGACGTCTATGTAGTAACCATCGGCGACAAATCGTTGAAGAAAATCACCACGAAGCCCGAGGCGGGATCGCCGCCGGCGTGGTCGCCCGACGGCAAGACGATCGCCTTCACCGTACTTCCGCAGAGCCACGTCGCTCGCGCCGACAGCATCATGGATCGCGAGATCGGCAACGATCATCTGGTTCTGTACGACGTCGCCTCAGGCAAAGCCAAAGACACCTACGATCCAAAGGTTGACGTCTCGGCCGGGAACCCGCGCTGGACGCCCGACGGCTCGCGCGTGTTGTTCACCACGGGCGAGCGCGCGTGGACCGCAGTGTACGCGTACGACGTCGCGTCGAACAAACTGAATCACCTCGCCGGCAAGATGCTGATCGGCAATCCGTCGCTGTCGAAGGATGGACGGCTCGCGGCCTACACGTTGGGCTCGTCGAATGCGCCGGCCGACGTGTACGTGAGCGACCTGACGTTCGCGTCGCCGAAGAAGCTCACCGACCTCAACCCGCAGCTGCGCGACATCGCGTTGGGCGAGACGGAAGTCATCACGTGGAAGAGCACCGACGGCACGCCGGTCGAAGGTGTGCTGCTCAAGCCGGTCGGCTATCAGGCCGGGCGAAAGTATCCGCTGCTCGTCGAGGCCCACGGCGGTCCGACCGGCGCGACGAACGCCGGCTTCAAGGCGAACTGGGGATCGCCGGGCCAGGTGTGGGCCGGACAGGGCTGGGCCGTGTTGTACCCGAACCCGCGTGGCTCCACGAACTACGGCGAAAAGTTCACGCGCGCCAACATCATGGATTGGGGCGGCGGCGACTACCGCGACATCATGTCCGGCGTCGACGACGTGATCAAACGCGGCATCGCGGATTCGTCGAAGATGGCCTTCGAGGGATGGAGCTACGGCGGCTATATGACTGCGTGGGTCGTGAGCCAGACGAGTCGGTTCAAGGCGGCGCGGATGGGCGCGGGGTTGTCCGACCTGCAGAGCATGTACGGAACGACGGACATCCC
- a CDS encoding DUF2891 family protein, protein MATAVLMSLVAGAALAQTAVQAGGARPKGDPVFSDLASFYASLPVVAPHPLDRATALQLSTMPLSCMDHPQPRPNAVPYIWHATYTPVADYETTRAFYGCYDWHSAVNSAWTLVRILKTFPDLPTAPAIRQKLNDHFGANNVAGDLQFFKTAGTFELPYGYAWLLRLQYELRSWNDSDAVRWAANMQPMASYMSERMITYLKGLQQPVRTGVHPNTAMAMDNALGYARSFDPALEAEIRASAERLFKRDVRCNTAAEPGPSDFASPCLMEAAIMGQLMDRESFLPWLDAFLPPLYSAEFRPLTKGLGPEFVKNPAAIASKSHIVGLAFVRATSMGELADALAPGDPRVPVLRRLAAIQAATGFPLMGAVGYDGSHYYASWATTYLITNLPVAP, encoded by the coding sequence GTGGCGACAGCGGTACTCATGTCACTCGTCGCCGGCGCGGCGCTCGCGCAAACGGCGGTGCAGGCGGGTGGCGCTCGCCCGAAGGGCGACCCCGTGTTCAGCGATCTCGCGTCGTTCTATGCGTCGCTGCCGGTCGTGGCGCCTCATCCGTTGGACCGGGCGACCGCGTTGCAGCTCTCGACGATGCCGCTGTCGTGCATGGATCACCCGCAGCCTCGGCCAAACGCCGTCCCGTACATCTGGCACGCGACGTACACGCCCGTCGCCGACTACGAAACCACCCGCGCGTTCTACGGCTGCTACGACTGGCACTCGGCGGTGAATTCGGCGTGGACGCTCGTGAGAATTCTCAAGACGTTCCCCGACCTGCCCACCGCGCCGGCGATCCGTCAGAAGCTCAACGATCACTTCGGCGCGAACAACGTCGCCGGGGATTTACAGTTCTTTAAGACCGCCGGCACGTTCGAGCTGCCGTACGGATACGCCTGGCTGCTCCGACTCCAGTACGAGCTGCGGTCGTGGAACGACTCCGACGCCGTGCGGTGGGCCGCCAACATGCAGCCGATGGCGAGCTACATGTCGGAGCGAATGATCACCTATCTCAAAGGACTCCAGCAGCCGGTTCGAACCGGCGTGCATCCGAATACCGCGATGGCGATGGACAATGCCCTCGGATACGCTCGATCGTTCGATCCGGCTCTCGAAGCCGAGATCCGCGCCTCGGCCGAGCGCCTGTTCAAGCGTGACGTCCGCTGCAACACCGCCGCGGAACCCGGGCCGAGTGACTTTGCGTCACCGTGTCTCATGGAAGCGGCGATCATGGGCCAGCTCATGGATCGCGAGTCGTTTCTTCCCTGGCTCGATGCGTTCCTCCCGCCGCTCTACTCCGCCGAATTTCGCCCGCTCACGAAGGGGCTCGGTCCCGAATTCGTGAAGAACCCCGCGGCGATCGCGTCGAAGTCCCACATCGTTGGGCTCGCCTTCGTACGTGCCACCTCGATGGGTGAGTTGGCGGACGCGCTCGCACCGGGCGATCCGAGAGTGCCGGTGTTGCGTCGTCTGGCGGCGATCCAGGCGGCGACGGGTTTTCCGCTCATGGGCGCGGTTGGATACGACGGCTCGCACTACTACGCGAGTTGGGCGACGACCTACCTGATCACGAATCTGCCGGTCGCTCCGTAA
- a CDS encoding NAD(P)-binding protein, with product MAVQLTSGADTPKFSGRVHVVGAGPVGLLVAALLQSNDAFSVRLYEKRREYTRTRMVQLASYLVADSVDSYRVDHIDGENVDAVFEAPEIDDGIAFRRSIPPDLSSLLHQWTTGFAPLDAIERSLSDLIDARATRICSRGSMIR from the coding sequence ATGGCTGTTCAACTGACATCCGGAGCCGACACACCGAAGTTCTCCGGCCGGGTGCACGTCGTTGGCGCCGGACCTGTCGGACTGTTGGTGGCCGCCCTCCTTCAATCGAATGACGCATTCTCCGTCCGTCTGTACGAAAAGCGCCGGGAGTACACGCGCACACGAATGGTGCAGCTCGCGTCCTACCTCGTCGCGGATTCGGTCGACAGCTACCGCGTCGATCACATCGACGGAGAGAACGTCGACGCCGTCTTCGAGGCGCCGGAGATCGACGACGGCATCGCATTCAGGCGATCGATTCCTCCCGACCTCTCGTCGCTGTTGCATCAATGGACGACCGGGTTCGCCCCGCTCGACGCCATCGAGCGCTCACTGAGCGATCTGATCGACGCGCGTGCAACAAGGATTTGTTCGAGAGGGTCGATGATCCGGTAG
- a CDS encoding family 43 glycosylhydrolase, with the protein MTNRVRLRLAFASLNGYGDRTPGLRTASALMPLQEHEWRLDPPTSIVPAMRFLMLTAPCAIAACTASARLETTAAGADDSPRLEARTVRATSNPILADGKDYTADPAPLVANGELYIITGRDTAGPGVNDFKMPEWQMLVTSADPMDGRWTHYPHLLRPEQVFKWAAPGRAYAAQIVRGPRGKFYLYAPVVYAAATTRDKFAIGVAVADSPLGPWSDAHPQGPVVSQSYPIANDIQNIDPTIFVDDDARVFLYWGTFGRLKGVELEPDMVTFKATPIDVRTLNGFFEASWLFKRKATYYMAYAANTAGPTSECTEAVYYACIAYGTSPSPLGPWTYRGVILDPVSSTTSHPGIIEYKNKWYLVYHTADARNGGHFRRSVAIDRLEWDDGVSPPRIKKVVPTGGAPADTTPIANIASHARITASNLPVPTQYWLRAVNDGKVRQSPLPPDMWATWSRSNPPQQWIMYQWEQPEMLTGSSLHFWGDHAAGSGVGVAPPKAWRLEYWDDSGWKAVSARSPYTSTLDADNKVDFTPVTTRCLRAVFDASTDGASFAAVALQEWEVYSTRARPPRRPSARGAATPDCSR; encoded by the coding sequence ATGACGAACCGAGTCCGGCTCCGCCTTGCCTTCGCTTCGCTGAATGGCTACGGCGACCGCACCCCAGGGCTCAGGACTGCCTCAGCTCTCATGCCTCTCCAGGAGCACGAGTGGCGCCTCGACCCGCCGACCAGCATCGTTCCGGCAATGCGTTTTCTCATGCTCACCGCGCCATGCGCGATCGCCGCCTGCACGGCTTCTGCGCGGCTGGAGACAACGGCTGCCGGCGCAGACGACTCGCCGAGACTGGAAGCGCGCACCGTTCGCGCGACGTCGAATCCGATTCTCGCCGACGGAAAGGACTACACCGCTGATCCGGCCCCGCTCGTCGCGAACGGAGAACTCTACATCATCACGGGCCGCGACACGGCGGGCCCGGGCGTCAACGACTTCAAGATGCCCGAATGGCAAATGCTCGTCACGAGCGCCGATCCGATGGATGGCCGGTGGACGCACTACCCGCACCTCCTGAGACCCGAGCAGGTTTTCAAGTGGGCGGCGCCTGGCCGCGCCTACGCCGCGCAGATCGTGCGGGGCCCGCGCGGGAAGTTCTATCTCTATGCGCCGGTCGTGTACGCGGCGGCGACGACGAGAGACAAGTTCGCGATCGGTGTCGCCGTCGCGGATTCGCCGCTTGGCCCGTGGAGCGACGCGCACCCGCAAGGTCCGGTCGTGTCGCAGTCATATCCGATCGCGAACGACATCCAGAACATCGACCCCACGATCTTCGTCGATGACGACGCGCGCGTTTTTCTCTACTGGGGAACGTTCGGCCGTTTGAAGGGCGTGGAGCTCGAGCCTGACATGGTCACGTTCAAAGCCACACCCATCGACGTGCGCACGCTGAACGGTTTCTTCGAAGCGTCGTGGCTCTTCAAGCGGAAGGCCACCTACTACATGGCATACGCGGCCAACACCGCCGGACCGACGTCCGAGTGCACGGAAGCCGTCTACTACGCATGCATCGCGTATGGAACGTCACCGTCGCCGCTGGGTCCGTGGACCTATCGTGGTGTGATTCTCGATCCGGTGTCGTCGACGACGTCGCATCCCGGGATCATCGAGTACAAGAACAAGTGGTATCTCGTCTACCACACGGCCGACGCGAGAAACGGCGGGCACTTCCGCCGCTCGGTCGCGATCGATCGTCTCGAATGGGACGATGGCGTTTCTCCGCCGCGCATCAAGAAGGTCGTTCCTACGGGTGGTGCGCCGGCCGACACCACTCCGATCGCCAACATCGCGTCGCACGCGCGTATCACCGCGTCGAACCTGCCCGTTCCTACACAGTACTGGTTGCGCGCGGTGAACGACGGAAAGGTGCGCCAGTCGCCGCTTCCCCCCGACATGTGGGCCACGTGGTCGCGCAGCAATCCGCCGCAACAATGGATCATGTATCAGTGGGAGCAGCCGGAGATGCTCACCGGATCGAGCCTTCATTTCTGGGGCGATCACGCCGCGGGGTCGGGCGTCGGCGTCGCGCCGCCGAAAGCGTGGCGACTCGAATACTGGGATGACTCGGGATGGAAAGCGGTCAGCGCGCGCTCGCCGTACACGAGCACGCTCGACGCCGACAACAAGGTCGACTTCACTCCGGTAACGACGCGATGTTTGCGCGCCGTGTTCGACGCATCGACCGATGGTGCGTCCTTTGCCGCGGTGGCGCTCCAGGAGTGGGAGGTGTACTCGACGCGTGCGCGACCACCGCGCAGGCCGTCGGCAAGAGGGGCAGCGACGCCGGACTGTTCGCGGTAG
- a CDS encoding antibiotic biosynthesis monooxygenase: MTSEAAIDHGATVVITHRVRPSKLSAYEEWLTEISPLAKASPGCLDWNIVRPVPGLTATFTIILRFDSEANLKGWIESPTRARLIKKAQPLFVKGDDFFISSGLDFWFTPLGAKAMVPVRWKQSMVTWSAIYPLVLLVPLGVTPVLERFSLGHNRLVTTLAVTGIVVFLMVYVVMPGYTRLIRKWLFN, from the coding sequence ATGACGTCCGAAGCAGCGATTGACCACGGCGCGACCGTCGTCATCACTCACCGAGTTCGCCCCAGCAAGCTCTCCGCGTACGAGGAGTGGCTCACAGAGATCTCGCCGCTGGCCAAGGCGTCTCCGGGCTGCCTCGACTGGAACATCGTGCGGCCAGTTCCCGGGTTGACTGCGACCTTCACCATCATCCTGCGCTTCGATTCAGAAGCCAATCTGAAAGGCTGGATAGAGTCGCCCACCCGTGCGCGTCTCATCAAGAAGGCGCAGCCGCTCTTCGTGAAGGGCGACGACTTCTTCATCAGCAGCGGCTTGGACTTCTGGTTCACTCCGCTCGGCGCCAAAGCGATGGTTCCGGTGCGGTGGAAACAGTCGATGGTCACGTGGTCGGCGATCTACCCGCTGGTGCTCCTCGTGCCGCTGGGAGTCACGCCCGTGCTGGAGCGATTCTCCCTCGGCCACAACCGCCTCGTGACGACGCTCGCGGTCACCGGCATCGTGGTATTCCTCATGGTGTACGTCGTCATGCCCGGCTACACGAGACTGATCAGAAAATGGCTGTTCAACTGA